In one window of Nitrospinota bacterium DNA:
- a CDS encoding response regulator: MKKILFINKDANIRLQFKKELEEEGYELLIASNTKEGEKIVNNLPPDLIILDIRISGVEGIDFLKNLRDQDKKIPVIICTPHGEIKQDFQASAKDVCVVKSDDLTELKDAIKRLFSTT, translated from the coding sequence ATGAAGAAAATATTGTTTATTAATAAAGATGCAAATATCAGGTTACAATTTAAAAAGGAATTAGAAGAGGAGGGTTATGAGCTTTTAATAGCTTCCAATACAAAAGAAGGAGAAAAGATTGTTAATAATTTGCCACCAGATTTAATAATCCTTGATATAAGGATATCGGGTGTTGAAGGTATAGATTTTTTAAAAAACTTAAGAGATCAGGATAAAAAAATTCCCGTTATCATCTGCACACCTCATGGAGAGATCAAGCAAGATTTCCAAGCTTCAGCTAAAGATGTCTGTGTAGTCAAATCTGATGACTTAACAGAGCTTAAAGATGCTATTAAAAGGCTCTTTTCAACTACTTAA
- a CDS encoding Mut7-C RNAse domain-containing protein, whose amino-acid sequence MKFIADATLGKLVKWLRIFGYDTLFYRKSDLDSLIKIAKKENRIILTKNTKFKKKRIADKYLFIHKIRPLEQLKEVIDSYKLKKDNMFKLCTVCNRQVIPADKKEIIDRVPEFVSFNIDNFTLCPHCKRVYWSGTHRERMIKKILSIINNKKEGMIKS is encoded by the coding sequence ATGAAATTCATTGCAGATGCAACCCTCGGAAAATTAGTAAAATGGCTTAGGATTTTTGGATACGACACCCTTTTTTATCGTAAATCTGATCTTGATTCTCTAATAAAAATAGCGAAAAAAGAGAATCGAATTATACTAACCAAAAATACTAAATTTAAAAAGAAAAGAATCGCTGACAAATACCTATTTATTCATAAGATTAGGCCCTTGGAACAGCTAAAGGAGGTAATAGACAGCTATAAATTAAAAAAAGACAACATGTTTAAACTTTGTACAGTATGCAACAGACAAGTCATCCCTGCAGATAAGAAGGAAATAATAGATAGGGTTCCCGAATTTGTCTCTTTTAATATAGATAATTTTACTCTCTGCCCTCATTGTAAAAGGGTTTATTGGTCAGGAACCCATAGAGAAAGAATGATAAAAAAGATTTTATCAATCATTAACAATAAAAAGGAGGGAATGATCAAATCCTAA
- the hrcA gene encoding heat-inducible transcriptional repressor HrcA has protein sequence MPVELSERNRKILKTVVKSYLATAEPVGSRTLSKKHDIGLSPATIRNVMADLEETGHLTHPHTSAGRLPTDKGYRYYVDSLMDNIVLTPELESEIKKGCLSKGTEMDELMKSTSIILSKISHQAGIVVLPNLTQIFLKHIYFVKLSSKQLLAVFVSKTGLVQNKVIKADEDLSQEKLDKISKYLNEEFGGLTLKVIRERILKEISLEKAKYDKLFRHALKLAKKAFKKQKSSATDIYIGGTSNIVNQPEFKDNVENMRLIVEALEDKDKLIKILDRCIDEGVINVIIGSENHLQELQHCSLITKGYHNNEGTIGLLGIVGPKRMEYPKVVAIVDYTANLLSTILIGK, from the coding sequence GTGCCTGTTGAATTGAGTGAAAGAAATAGGAAAATATTAAAAACAGTTGTAAAGAGTTATTTAGCTACTGCAGAGCCGGTTGGTTCTAGGACCCTCTCTAAAAAGCATGATATTGGATTAAGCCCAGCTACGATTAGGAATGTTATGGCAGATTTAGAAGAGACGGGACATCTTACACATCCTCATACATCAGCAGGAAGATTACCTACTGATAAAGGATATAGATATTATGTAGATTCATTAATGGATAATATTGTTTTGACTCCAGAGTTGGAAAGTGAGATTAAGAAGGGTTGTTTGAGCAAGGGTACTGAGATGGATGAGTTGATGAAATCAACCTCCATTATTTTATCCAAGATATCTCATCAAGCAGGGATAGTGGTATTGCCAAATTTAACCCAAATTTTTCTTAAACATATCTATTTTGTTAAACTGAGTTCAAAACAGTTGCTTGCGGTGTTTGTTTCAAAGACAGGATTGGTACAAAATAAAGTCATTAAGGCAGATGAGGATTTGTCTCAGGAAAAATTGGATAAGATATCAAAATATCTAAATGAAGAATTTGGTGGTTTGACCCTTAAAGTGATTAGAGAGAGAATATTAAAAGAGATTTCACTAGAGAAGGCAAAATACGATAAGTTATTTAGACATGCTCTAAAGTTAGCTAAAAAGGCATTTAAAAAACAAAAGTCATCTGCTACCGATATTTATATAGGTGGTACCAGCAATATTGTTAACCAGCCAGAATTTAAAGATAATGTAGAAAATATGAGATTGATTGTTGAAGCATTAGAGGACAAGGATAAACTAATAAAGATTCTGGATAGATGTATTGATGAAGGCGTTATAAATGTTATTATTGGTTCAGAGAATCACCTGCAGGAGTTACAGCATTGTAGTTTGATAACGAAAGGTTATCATAATAATGAAGGAACAATAGGTCTTCTAGGGATAGTTGGTCCCAAGAGAATGGAGTATCCCAAGGTAGTGGCTATTGTTGATTATACAGCTAATTTATTGAGTACGATTCTGATAGGGAAGTAG